The Pseudomonas viciae genomic interval AACGCCCGGGTCTTGCCCGGCAATAGTTTGTGCTCGGCGTAATAGATGGAGATGTTGCCATCGTCGACATACCAGTCCGGCAACACCCGCTGCAGGGCCCCGGATTCCAGAAAGGGAACGGCTATCGGCATGCTCACCAGCCCGATGCCCAACCCTTGGGTGGCGGCCGCGCAGTCGGCTTCCGAATCGCTCATGGTCATGCGTGTCTTGAGCGTCAGCGGACGGTGTTCCCGACTGCGACTGGTCAGTTGCCAGGAACGCACGCGCCCGGTTTGTGGCGAACGAATCAGAATGCCTTGATGCTGTGACAGATCTTCCGGCTCAACCACTGCAGCGTGGCTTTGCACATAGTCCGGTGATGCAACCAGCACCCGATGGGCCACCGTCAATTTGCGCGCCACCACGCCTTGGGGCAGCTCGAAACCGCCACCGATGGCCGCATCGAAGCCTTGGCCGATCAGGTCGACCTGGCGATTGTCGAAATGCCAGTCCGGATTGATCGCCGGGTAGCGCTGCAAAAAAAACCCCAGCAACGGCACGACATACAATCGACCGAACGCCGTGCCCATGCTCACTTTCAAGGTGCCCGCAGGCTGCCCACCGGCGCTGGCCAGATTGGCGACGGCGTTCTGGATGGTATTGAAACTGGTGCCCACTTCCCTCAAGAACAACTGGCCAGCTTCGGTCAGCGTCAAGCTACGGGTGCTCCGCTGGAACAGGCGTACACCCAGCCGCGCTTCGAGCTTGGCCACGCTTTTACCCACCGCAGCAGGCGTCACACTCAAGCGCCGCGCCGCTTCGGCAAAGCTGCCAACTTCAGCGCTGCGCACAAAGCATTCGATACTGCTGAAGGTTTCCATAGGGCCCACTCTAAACTTTTGGTTTACACAGACTGTATCAATAGGCGTCTACACAGCCGATACCCGATTCCTGATACTCGCTCCCATCAACCGCGGCATCTCGCCTCGGCACGTTTGGAGCACCTCATGAATACTCAATCCTTGAGCGGTAAAGTCGCCTTGATCCAAGGCGGTTCCCGTGGCATTGGCGCCGCGATCGTCAAACGCCTGGCCGCCGAAGGCGCCGCCGTGGCATTCACCTACGTCAGCTCTGCCGCCAAGTCTGAAGAACTGCAAAACAGCATCACCGCAACCGGCGGCAAGGCCCTGGCGATCAAGGCTGACAGCGCCGATGCCGACGCCATCCGCCACGCCGTCGATGCCACGGTCGAGGCCTTTGGCCGGCTGGACATCCTGGTCAACAACGCCGGCGTGCTGGCCATGGCTCCGTTGGACGAATTCAAACTCGAAGATTTCGACCAGACCCTGGCCATCAACGTGCGCAGCGTGTTCATCGCCACCCAGGCCGCCGCACGACACATGGGCGAAGGGGGTCGGGTCATCAACATCGGCAGCACCAACGCCGACCGCATGCCCTTCGCGGGTGGCGCGCCATACGCCATGAGCAAATCCGCACTGGTGGGCCTGACCAAAGGCCTGGCCCGCGACCTCGGCCCACGTGGTATTACCGTCAACAATGTACAACCCGGCCCGGTAGACACCGACATGAACCCGGCCGACAGCGAGTTCGCCTCCAGCCTGATGTCGCTGATGGCCATCGGGCGCTACGGTAACGTCGATGAAATCGCCAGCTTCGTCGCTTACCTGGCAGGTCCGGAAGCCGGCTATATCACCGGTGCCAGCCTGACCATCGACGGTGGTTTCGGCGCCTGATCCTGGCATGAAAAAACGCCGGTCATGGCTTCAACCATGACCGGCGTTCTGCTGTGTCGCGTTGTGTCGTCAGGCCCATTCCAGTTCCGGCAAACCGCACAGGCTTGGCTGGAACAACTTCAAGGAGCGAATGATCCCATCAGCATGGGCATATTTTTCGTCAGCCATGGCCGAATCCGGGATGGCGATGGCGGTCATGCCGGCAGCCTTGGCCGCCGTCACGCCGAACGGTGAATCCTCGAACACCAGGCAGTCACGCGGTGCGACGCCCAGGCGACGGGCGGCGGTGAGAAAGATATCCGGCGCCGGTTTCGCCGCGCCGACTTCGGGGTCGTCTGCTGTCACGATGAAATCGAACAGCGCGAACCAGTCCCTGTGCAAGGTGGTTTTGAGCGCGAACGACTGGCTCGACGAACTGGTACCCACCGCAATCGGGATGTTGTGGGCCTTCAAATGCCGCACCAGGTCCTCAGCGCCGGGCATCCCCAAGGCATGGGGAAAACGCTCGCGCATCAAGGGTTCGCGGATGACCAGGAACTCCTCCGGGGTGATCGGCAATTCCAGGGCCTGGACGACATAATTGGCCAGATCCCCGGCACCGCGCCCGATGATGTTCTGCTTGACGCTCCAGTCGAACGTGCGCCCGTAGCGCTCGGCGATGATGGACGTGACCTCGGTATAAATGCCCTCGGTGTCCAGCAACAGCCCATCCATGTCGAAAATCACAGCCTTGATCGGGCCAAACTCTTTTTGCGGTGCATTCATCGCATCTGATCCGTTATCAACACAACATTCCAGGGATGGCTCAGGTGCGGCCAGGGGTGCGTGTTCGCCTTAAAGGATTCAGCAGGATAACGAGCAGAGCTTGGGACAGGCAATGGGAAATCTGGATGAGACGCAACAGGCTCTCAGCTCGGCTCGCCAGAAGCATCGTCACCGGCAATGTCCGGGTCATCCGGACTCACTTCGATATTCTCATCCTCATCCTCGCTCGGCACCTGCTCTACACCGGCCTCATCATCGTCAGGTGGACGCTGGTCACGGCTCAGGGGGTTGGTTGGCGACGGCAGCGGGTATTCCGGGGTTTCATCGTCGCTGGGGACAGGCGAATCGGCAGACATATAACCTCCTGGCAGGTGAAATCACCTGTCGTGCAGTTGCGAGAATGCGACGGTCGGCTTGAGCGAGTTCAATCGTAGGATTCGTCCTCAAGCTCAGCGTCTTCATCCTCGATCAACGGAACCTGGGCGTCATCCATCAACGAACCAGGATCTTCATTGCCGGGGTCATTGGGGCCTGGATCATTGACGAAGGGAACGCCCGTGGGGCCTTTTTCTTCCTTGCCTTCAGTTTCCGGCGTCATGGCACACCTCGCGATTGCTGATGGATGTATGAATTCGAGGCGGGGAGAGGCCAATCGTTCCAGATAGATGCTCAAGAAAAAACCCGGCACAAGGCCGGGTCTCTTTATCAAACATCTGCTTAGCGGTGCTTTCTCTTATGCTTGTGCTTCTTGCCGCCCGAGTGACCGTCGTTGTCATTGGACAGGTTGCTGCCCAACGCGCCGCCAGCCGCACCGCCAATGCCGGCACCGATGGTGGAACCGGTGGAGCCGCCCAGGCGGTTACCAACAATCGAACCACCGGCTGATCCCAAGCCACCGCCAATGGCCGCTTCCGTACGGCTGCCCTTGCGCGCGCCTACCGCACTGCCGGCTGCACCACCAACACCCGCACCAATCGCAGCGCCTGTGCTGCCGCCCATCTGCTGGCCGACCACATTACCCAACACACCGCCCAAACCCCCGCCGACTGCAGCGGTACCATCACCGGCAGCCATCGCACCCTGGGCAACCAACAGCCCAAGTACCAAGGTGGACAAAGTCAAACGCATGATAAAAACCTCAAGAATGCCGCATCGGGGAAAGATGGCCGGTGCTCGCGAGCGTCAGTTTACGCTAGATAGCGATCAGCCATACCCGTTGGACAACAAACGGAGAGGTAGTTTTATGACAGGCAAAAAAAAGCCCGCTGGGGAAACGGGCAGGTACTGCTTTCTAACGGATGAGCTAAGACTACGTGCACGCTTGTGAAAGAAACGTGAAAGAAACTGGCGGTTGAAAAAAGATGAAAAATATTTACGAGACTTTCTATTTTCCTGGCGAA includes:
- a CDS encoding LysR family transcriptional regulator; translated protein: METFSSIECFVRSAEVGSFAEAARRLSVTPAAVGKSVAKLEARLGVRLFQRSTRSLTLTEAGQLFLREVGTSFNTIQNAVANLASAGGQPAGTLKVSMGTAFGRLYVVPLLGFFLQRYPAINPDWHFDNRQVDLIGQGFDAAIGGGFELPQGVVARKLTVAHRVLVASPDYVQSHAAVVEPEDLSQHQGILIRSPQTGRVRSWQLTSRSREHRPLTLKTRMTMSDSEADCAAATQGLGIGLVSMPIAVPFLESGALQRVLPDWYVDDGNISIYYAEHKLLPGKTRAFVDFIIEQFAAQGLGARFSAV
- a CDS encoding 3-oxoacyl-ACP reductase family protein encodes the protein MNTQSLSGKVALIQGGSRGIGAAIVKRLAAEGAAVAFTYVSSAAKSEELQNSITATGGKALAIKADSADADAIRHAVDATVEAFGRLDILVNNAGVLAMAPLDEFKLEDFDQTLAINVRSVFIATQAAARHMGEGGRVINIGSTNADRMPFAGGAPYAMSKSALVGLTKGLARDLGPRGITVNNVQPGPVDTDMNPADSEFASSLMSLMAIGRYGNVDEIASFVAYLAGPEAGYITGASLTIDGGFGA
- a CDS encoding HAD-IA family hydrolase, with translation MNAPQKEFGPIKAVIFDMDGLLLDTEGIYTEVTSIIAERYGRTFDWSVKQNIIGRGAGDLANYVVQALELPITPEEFLVIREPLMRERFPHALGMPGAEDLVRHLKAHNIPIAVGTSSSSQSFALKTTLHRDWFALFDFIVTADDPEVGAAKPAPDIFLTAARRLGVAPRDCLVFEDSPFGVTAAKAAGMTAIAIPDSAMADEKYAHADGIIRSLKLFQPSLCGLPELEWA
- a CDS encoding glycine zipper domain-containing protein, with product MRLTLSTLVLGLLVAQGAMAAGDGTAAVGGGLGGVLGNVVGQQMGGSTGAAIGAGVGGAAGSAVGARKGSRTEAAIGGGLGSAGGSIVGNRLGGSTGSTIGAGIGGAAGGALGSNLSNDNDGHSGGKKHKHKRKHR